The Trichosurus vulpecula isolate mTriVul1 chromosome 4, mTriVul1.pri, whole genome shotgun sequence genome contains a region encoding:
- the HIGD1B gene encoding HIG1 domain family member 1B, translating into MSAKKDWWVPPEGEGEGSVSEKLLRKSKESPLVPVGLGGCLVVTAYGIYRLKARGPLKMSLHLIHTRVAAQACAVGAIMLGAVYTMYCDYIKRPAHDAEEK; encoded by the exons ATGTCTGCTAAAAAGGACTGGTGGGTGCCACCTGAAGGTGAGGGCGAGGGGAGCGTCTCTGAGAAGCTACTGAGGAAATCCAAGGAGTCACCACTGGTACCTGTGG GCCTAGGGGGCTGTCTGGTGGTGACAGCTTATGGCATTTACCGGCTAAAGGCCCGAGGCCCTCTCAAGATGTCTCTACACCTGATTCACACTCGAGTGGCAGCTCAGGCCTGTGCTGTGGGAGCCATCATGTTAG GTGCAGTGTACACCATGTACTGTGACTACATCAAGAGGCCAGCACATGATGCTGAGGAGAAGTAG